The stretch of DNA TTGTACCGTGGGCTGTACACGACGCTGGCGACGCTGGCGGGGGAGCCGCCGGCTGGGCCGGCGATCACGGGCTTCCAGGAGACGCTGTTGCGGACGATCGGATACGCACCGGTGCTCGACCGCTGTGTGTCGTGCAATCGGGGCTGGACTTCAAGCCAGCCGTACTTCTTCAGTTCGGGCAGTGGGGGGCTGATCTGCCGCGACTGCGAACCGCACCTGGTGGAGAAATTGCGCGTGCTGCCGGGGGTGCTGGGCAGCACGCCGACGGACGGGCCGCTGCCGGGCTGGTTCGCGCTCTTCGACTATCATCTCACGCACGTGGCTGGCCGCCGCTTTCAGACGGCGCCGGAGATCGAACGTCTGCTACGGGAACCGCGCGTGCCGGGCCTATAATGATGTGCGGGGGCCGGGATTTTTCCCGTGCCCACCTTCGCAGCGAGACGTGGCATGAGCGAAGATTTCCTTTATCTACCCGAAGTCGTGCCGGTGTTTCCGCTGCCGGGCGTGGTGCTGTTTCCGCGCACACTGCTGCCGTTGCGCATTTTTGAGCCGCGCTATCGCGTGATGACACAGGCCTCGCTGGCGGGTCCGCGGATTTTGTCAATCGCGCTGCTGAAGCCCGGCTTCGAGCCGCTGTACCACACGCGCAGGGCGCCGATTCACCCGCTGGTCGGGCTTGGGCAGATCGTGCAGTCTGAAGAGGTCGATGACGGGGACTACAACGTGCTGCTGCGCGGCGTTGGTCGCGCCCGGATCGTGCAGGAGGTCGGCGAGGAGGACTATCGGCAGGCCCGCATCGAAATGGTGGACACGTTCTGCACGGCCGATGACCACGAGCAGGGGGAACTGCGGACGGCGCTGTTCGCATCTGTGCGAAGCAACCCGGCGTTGGACCCGGACTTGCGGTCCGGCTGGCTGCGGTTGGCGACCGAAGACCTAGATCTCGACATCGTGAGCGACGTGATGGCTGCCCAGTTGCCGGTCGAGGCCGAACTGCGCCAGTCGCTGCTGGGGGAGGCGGATGCTTTCGTGCGGGCGCGCAGTGTGCTGGAGCACCTGGATACGCTTGCGGCCATCGCCCGCACCTACCGGCGGATCGCCGATCCTGACGCCATCAATCTGAACTGAACCGCCGGCCCGCGACCTGTCTGCATTCAGGGCGATGGGAGCTCGAGCTGGGCCTGCCGGGCACGCTGGGCGTCGGCCTGCCGCTGGAGCGCGGACGCGGCATTCTCCGGGGGCCACAGCAGGGGCAGAAAACTTGCGCCCAGCGCCATGACCAGCGTGATGATTGCCACGACGCCGACCAGGTTGCGCGCCTCCGGGGCAAGGCGACGAAGTGGCCAGTTGAGCATGTGCAGCAGGAAATCAAGCGCCAACAGGATGAGATCGAGCAGCGATGTCCGGTTCGGTGCCGTGGTGGCAGCTACGGATTCGATTTCCGGTGTGGCTGCACCCGTGTCGGTGGAAGGCGCGGCGGGTGTTGCCATCGTGGCCGCGGCTGGGGATTGCGTTGTTGGAGGTGCGGAAGCACTGTTCAGCAGGGTAGCCGCCCGGGTTTCGACGGGCACGAGTCCGGGCGGCAGGCGGGCCTCGTCTTCCAGACTAGGAATCTGGTCCACCTGGCGCTCCGCCTCGGCGAGAGCGGCGTCGATCTCAGCGTCGCTGACGATTGGAGGTGGAGTCGGCATATCGAGTACGGAGACCTCCTGCGGCAGTGCTGCGACCCGGTGCTGGCCGGGCTGTCCGCTACGGTTGGTATCGGCCGGCGGTGGAAGGGCGTGTAGCAGAGCAGGGGCATGGCCGATAACCACGGCGCAGCGCGGCCGACGGCGAGTCGTGTAGATTGCGCACGACTCCGCCTATGCTGCGTGGGCTGCCTTGCCGGCAGTGGGCTGCGTGGAAGCCTGAGATCCAGGCGTGGCGGGGAGGTGTGCCGAAGTTGCCGCTGTCGGAAGTTGTCCCGCGTTCATCGACAGAGCGCGTGGTCGGCGATTTAATTCTGCGAGCGGGCGCCGCTCCGCGCCTTCGCGGTTGCGTGTGAACGAAGAGGGGGTGCGCGACCAGGAGTACAAGTGATGTGGATCGTGATGCTGATGGTGGTGTGGGGCGCTGCCGGTTGGGGTGAACCGGCACTGGACGAAGTTACGCCCCCGCAACCGACGGCCGCTCCGGCCGAGCCCACGACCACGCAACCCGCCTCGGTCAATCTGTTCGACGCCCGCCTGGGCCGCGCGTTGGCGTATGTGCCGTCGGACGCCCACATCGTGATTGTGGTCCCGGACATCGAAGCGCTGCTCAACGGCCTCACGACGTTCGGCACAGCCATCGGTGCGCCGCTGCTGGCGGAGGTGGATGCGGAGCGGCTGTTGGGGGCGGCGATTGGGGCTGCGGTCCAGGCGGTGGAGTTGCGGGGACCGCTCGTGTTTGCGTTGCCACGTGATTATGGTGACCCGGTCCTCATCACCACGATCGGCTGCCAGACCACGTGGGCGGGCTGCACCGAAGCAAAGCGGCTCGCGGACGGACTGACGATTTACGAGCTTGGCCCGCAAAGCTTCGTCGGCGCTACGGAGGGAGACGTTGTCATCTTCGCGCGCGACAGTGCGGACCTGCGTACGGCCACCGGCGGAAATCGGCGTTTCCTGCAGCAGTTCCGCGAAGCGGTCGGCAATGACCTGGAGCGCCGGCACCTGATCGCCTACATCGATGTGGCGGCCGTACACGCCGAGTGGAATGAGCGTCTCAACCTCATCCTGCAGACGCTTTATCTGGGCATGGCGACCAGCGGCACCGACGTTGAGATTGCGGGACTGGTCTGGAATTTCCTGATCGAGCAGGCCCGCACCACGTTGTCCGAAGCCCGGACGTGTGTTGTCGGGTTGCATCTGGACCGCGAGGGGGTCTTCATGGAGGCCCGCGCGCGGTTCACGCCGGACGGCTCGATCGCGAAATATCTGCGGCAGGTGCGGCCGTCACAGCGGGATCTCTTCCGCGGCCTGCCGGCCGGTCCGGCCAGTTTCGCAGTGTCGTACGAGTGGGCGGCCGGTCCGGATACGGTGTCGCTCAACGACGCGATGATGAAGGCGATGTTCGGTTCGGAGGTGGTCCGCCGGCAGATTGGCGCCGAAGCGGCCGACCGGCTGCAACAACGCTGCACCGAGCTGAATCGCATGGTGCCGGGTGTGAGCGCGGCGTTCAGTCTACGGCCGAAGACCGGCATGCTGTACTGGGGGCTGTACCTCACAGAGCGACCGAGTGACACGCTGCGTGAGTTCAAGGCGATCACAGAGCTGGCACCGGAGTTTCTTACGGCCTGGGGGACGTTTCCGGCGGCGATGCGGCCGCAACCAGCGTTTGAAATGGCCGGGGAGCAGGTGGAGTCGTTCGCGTTTGACATCGACGAAAGCGAACTGCAGTTTCAGCCGATGATGGGTTCGTTCTACGGGGAGGATCCCACCTTATATATCGCGAAGCACGCGGAAGGCCTGGCGTACGCATTCGGGCCGCAGGTGGCTGCCCGGGAGCAGCTTGCGCGGCTGTTGGCGCGAGATCTGCCGTCGATGGCGGAAGATCCGCGGGTCCAGGCGCTGCGACAGCGCCTGACGCCGGGCGCACAGTCCCTCCTGGTGGCTGATCTCGGGTTGCTGGCGCGCGAGGTGCTGGGCATGCTAAGTATGCTCGGGTTGCCGGCACCGACGCTGGAGTTGAGCGCGGATGAACAGCCGCTCGCTGGCTATGGCTTCTACATGGAGCAGGATGTCGTGCGACTCGAGGCCTTCGTGCCTTCGACTCCGTTGAAAGCCATCAGCGAAGCAGCGGCCAAGGTGACCGGTACGGCGGCTGATCCGCCGTTCTAGTTTGACTGCGCGGATCAGTCCCGTGTGTTGTCGAGGATGACCTCGAAGTCGATGCGGAAGCCGCCGGGGGCATCCGGATCAACCTCGAACGTGAAGACGAGCTGGTCGCCGCAACTGTAATCCACGCCGAGCAACTTGCCGATGCCTTCGGCCGTGCCTTCGGTAGGCAGGGGGGCTGCATCACTACCTCCGGGGGCGCGGGAAAAGCGTACGACGGTATCGAAGAACTCCGGCCGAAAGGAGTCTTCGAGGTCACGCTCCAGGGCGATGACACGGCGCACGAGCAGATCGGAGCCGATCGCGGTGTTACGCCGGCAGGGCAGCGTCAGGGGGGCCAATGTCGTGTTGCCGTCCAGGTTGCGCTGCTCAAGGTTGATGGGCCCGGGGGAGCGGTCCCACTCATCCCAGGTACCGCAGGTAAACACGGCCCGGTAAGGCGTGTTGTTGATGAAAAGCAGCGTGATGTTGCCGGTTCGCTCCTTGGTCTGGTTCGCCCAGATCGTGGAGGGGAAACAGCCGGCCGCGCTCGTGAGCACGATGGCTCCCAGGCCCGCGAGTCCCACGCGCAGAAGTTGCCGGTTTGCCGTCATCGCCGCTACGCCTCCAGCAGGGTGCCGTGTTGCATGCATTATGGAATCGTAATGACCGCGAGTCCGAGGACGAACTGGTCCTCCGCGTCGTCCTCGGCGATTACCGCGAAGAGGTTGTATGTCCCGGACGGCACGACAGTGCCGGCCAGATTACGGCCGTTCCAGCCGAAGCTGCCGGCCGCAGGGGGGAAAGTCAGCGTCACGTTGCGAATGAAGATTTCGTTGCCACTGTCGTGATTCGTGTCGGGATCGAGACCGATGCGGACCTGGGCGTCGATGTCGCCGCCGAACCAGGCAATCGTGAGCGGCGGGTCGAGATCGGGCTGGAAGGTGATTTCGCCGCCCGGGGCGGTGAAGTCGAAGGTTGCGGGACCATCGATCGTAATCAGGCCCGTGCTCGTGAATTCATGCACTTCGGCGCCGGCCGTAATACGGGCCAGGATGCGGTAGGGGCCGCGGTCGGCCGTCGTATCCCAACTGATGTTGCCGCTACCGCCCTGGGTCGTGAAATCGAAGGGTCCGGAGAGTGTTCGACGCGAGAGATCGGTGCGGGATTCGAGCAGGATCGTGATGCGGGCCGGGCTGGTGGTCAGGTTGGCGGCGGCCCACTCGATCCGAACGGGACGGCCTGCGGAGATGGTCTGATCCACATCCTGCGAGGTCAGGGCGATGGCGAGTTGTCGTCCGTGATTGGGCTCGCGGTCGGTCTCGTCGACCAGTGGCAGGCAACTCAGACCGAGCAGAGCCCATCCGATGCCCACCAGCAACAGCACACCCATGCGCATGATCTGCCTGCCTTTCAACGCCGGCGGTCCGGGGCGGCCCACGTGCCGTGCACCCGAGCAGTCCATCGGCGGTCGCGGCCCCCTCGCTGGAGGGTTCCGGGCTGCCCGGTGGACTGTGAGGGTGCGCCTGACCGGCGCGCCCTCGGGCGAATTGTTCGGCAAGCCCGTGCGGGGGTCAAGCCGTGGAAAGCCGTGCTCAACCCAGCCACTGCGGTGCGAAGCGCTCCGCCAGGGAGCGCCAGATGTCGAGTTCGTGGGCGGCCCAGACCCCCCCCACGAGGGCGGCCGCGAGGATGCCCGCCTTGATCACCAGGATGAGGCGCTCAAAGCTCTGGGTGGCAAGCGGATCCTGCGCCAGGTGCACGAGAAAGCGTGCCCGCGAGGCGATGGAACCGTGGCGAAAGCTCGGAGATTCGGGCGGAATGCTATTCAATACCGCCACTTCGTGCAGCGCATCACTGAAGATATGCGCGGCCGTGGCGCACAAGGGGTCGCCCGGTGGGCACTGGCCCGGGAGCGCCGACGTGTGCAGATGGCACGGCTGCCCACAGGGCAGGCCACCGACGGCGAGCGTACGGGCACCGTAGATGTCGGCATGGCGTTCGAACCGCCGCGAAATCCAGCCGAAAAACACCCATTTCAGCAGTAGCAGCGCGCCCGCAATGGTCACCAGGATCTGGTAGCGCTGAAACACCGCGGGGTCCGAACTGACCGACATGCCCTGCGTCTGTGCCGCGAAGATGGTCACCGCGCAGCCGCTGATGAAAGCGAACAGCAGGAAGTAGAGGATGTGACTGCGCTTCACGTGACCGGCTTCGTGCCCGAAGACCGCCTCGATCTTCGTGTCGTCCATCTGTTCGAGCATGCCGTCGGTGATCAGCACATAGCGCAGGGGGGGCACCACGCCCATCACGGCGGCGTTGACGAGCATGCCGCCACTGCGCCAGACGAGAATCTCCCGGTACCGCAGACGCAGCTTGGTGGCGAGGCGTTCGAGCCGGTCGCGGAGCGGTCCGTCCGGCAGGCGTTGCGTAACCCAGACGTGCCGCAGAATCTCCGGCGCCACCACGGCGACGAGGATCGCGGCGACACCGATGAGCAGGTCGGGGGCGTAGGCCAGTCCGGTCCACGCGCGGATCGGCCGGGCGTAGAGCACGATGGCGTCGTGCGCCGCGAGGATCAGCAGCATGGGCAGCAGCACGAAAAGGACGCTGTGCCGCAGGTTGAAGACCACGTACTCACGCAGGGGCCAGACGGGCCGCAGCGGCCGGCCGCGTAGCAGGTACAGTTCGACCGCGATGTGCCGCACGGCGCGGTCGGCGGGATAACTCACGATCCAGACCAGCAGGACGGAGAGCAGGAAGGGCACGAGCGACAGTAGGCCGGGCAGGAGGATCCAGCCGCCGACCTTGGGCACTTGGCGGCAGAGCACGGCCCAGTCGGTGCAGAGGAATACGGCCGCATGGGCCAGTGCAAGGGCGGTCTGGGCGGCGATCAGCCCCCAGCCGAAGTGGGCCTGCCCGAGACTGGGTCGGGCCGGATAGCGCTCCATGAGCTGCAGCGCGCGGCGAGCGCCGAACCAAGCCACGACTGCGGGCAGGAGCGTGGCGACCGCAACGGCGGTGGTGGTATGCAGCGCCCCGTCCAGCAGCGGATAGAGCGGACGCTGGACGGTCAGCACCAGCGCAAGAATCAGGATGACGACCAGAAACATGCTACGATGATACGGCAAAGCACCGGGGGTGGCCTTAGGAAGGGTCCGCGCGTGGAGGTCAAAATCTGTGGCCTGACAACGGCCGAGGATGTGCGGTTCGCTGTGGAGTGCGGGGCGGATTGCATCGGACTCATTCTGGCCGCCAGCCCGCGGCGGGTGACGGTTGCCGCGGCGCGGGAATTGGTGGGAGTGGCCGGAGCGGAGCGGGCAGTTCTGCTGTTTCGCAATGCGCCGGTGGATGAGGTGGTGGTGGCGTTGGCGGAGACGCGGGCGCGGTGGGTGCAATTCCACGGATCGGAGCCGGTTAGCGTGCTCGCTGCGGTGGCCGCGGCGCAGCCCGGTGTACGTCTCATCCGGGCGTGGGAAGTGTCAGCCAACGAGGGAGTGGCGGAAACCGATGCGGGCCTGCGCGCGTACTTGGACGAGGCCCGTAGCGCGAACGTAGCGATCGAAGTAGTCATAGTGGACGTGCAGAAAGGGGGCGTGCATCCGGGTTACCCGTTGCTGGCCGAGGTGGCGCGTCGTGTGGCGGTGCGTCCGCCGCGGGT from Phycisphaerales bacterium encodes:
- the recO gene encoding DNA repair protein RecO, which codes for MATLRDEAIVLRLTEYSESSQIATLFAAEAGQLRLIAKGVRRSTRQRFAPGLDLLECGGVQYVPARGDAQLGTLTEWRQREAFGGVRRALLRLYGALYATELVAGLTEPGDPAPELYRGLYTTLATLAGEPPAGPAITGFQETLLRTIGYAPVLDRCVSCNRGWTSSQPYFFSSGSGGLICRDCEPHLVEKLRVLPGVLGSTPTDGPLPGWFALFDYHLTHVAGRRFQTAPEIERLLREPRVPGL
- a CDS encoding phosphoribosylanthranilate isomerase, which codes for MEVKICGLTTAEDVRFAVECGADCIGLILAASPRRVTVAAARELVGVAGAERAVLLFRNAPVDEVVVALAETRARWVQFHGSEPVSVLAAVAAAQPGVRLIRAWEVSANEGVAETDAGLRAYLDEARSANVAIEVVIVDVQKGGVHPGYPLLAEVARRVAVRPPRVWCAGGLTPENVSAVAKLGGFDGVDVASGVEAAPGRKDAARVAAFVRAARGR
- a CDS encoding M48 family metalloprotease, which translates into the protein MFLVVILILALVLTVQRPLYPLLDGALHTTTAVAVATLLPAVVAWFGARRALQLMERYPARPSLGQAHFGWGLIAAQTALALAHAAVFLCTDWAVLCRQVPKVGGWILLPGLLSLVPFLLSVLLVWIVSYPADRAVRHIAVELYLLRGRPLRPVWPLREYVVFNLRHSVLFVLLPMLLILAAHDAIVLYARPIRAWTGLAYAPDLLIGVAAILVAVVAPEILRHVWVTQRLPDGPLRDRLERLATKLRLRYREILVWRSGGMLVNAAVMGVVPPLRYVLITDGMLEQMDDTKIEAVFGHEAGHVKRSHILYFLLFAFISGCAVTIFAAQTQGMSVSSDPAVFQRYQILVTIAGALLLLKWVFFGWISRRFERHADIYGARTLAVGGLPCGQPCHLHTSALPGQCPPGDPLCATAAHIFSDALHEVAVLNSIPPESPSFRHGSIASRARFLVHLAQDPLATQSFERLILVIKAGILAAALVGGVWAAHELDIWRSLAERFAPQWLG
- a CDS encoding LON peptidase substrate-binding domain-containing protein, whose protein sequence is MSEDFLYLPEVVPVFPLPGVVLFPRTLLPLRIFEPRYRVMTQASLAGPRILSIALLKPGFEPLYHTRRAPIHPLVGLGQIVQSEEVDDGDYNVLLRGVGRARIVQEVGEEDYRQARIEMVDTFCTADDHEQGELRTALFASVRSNPALDPDLRSGWLRLATEDLDLDIVSDVMAAQLPVEAELRQSLLGEADAFVRARSVLEHLDTLAAIARTYRRIADPDAINLN